The Fusobacterium pseudoperiodonticum DNA window TTAAAAAAATTAGTAAAATAATCTATAACTATAGAATAGGCAGATTTAAATTTTTTTTAAATACTTGACGAATAGTAAAATATTTGATAATATCTTATTTGACCACTTGGTCAATGACTCTATGGTCAGATTTGCAAAACTATAATTTTAACTATAATTAAAGGAGATAAAAATGATATGAGTTTCGATACTGAAAAGAAAATTCTTATTTTAGAAAAAGCAAAAGATATGATAATTACAGAAGGTTATTCTAACTTATCAATAAACAAACTGACATCAGAATTAGGTATATCAAAAGGTAGCTTCTACACTTATTTTCCTTCAAAGGATAATATGCTAGCTGAAATATTAGATGAATATTCAAAAAATACAGAAGTTTTCAGTGAAAACTTAGCTTCAAATTCTAATAGTATAGATGAATGTTTGGATTACTATGTAAATTCTATGCTTAATTTAAACGACAGAGATTTAAAATTAGAATTAGTAATGACAAGTTTAAAAAGAAACTATGAGGTTTTTAATGAAGAAAATTTTATTAGACTAAAAAATACAGCACATAAAACAATAGATTTTATAAAGATTCTTTTAAAGAAATATAAGAAGTCTATAAATATTAAAGAAAAAGATATGGAAAAATGTTCTAAGATGATATTTAGTATCACTGAAGTATTTTTAATGATGCAAAATATTAATTTTGAAAATAATAAGTTTTTATCAAAAAGTTTAGATGAGGTTAAAGACTTATACAGAAGTCAAGAGATGAAAGAAAATCTTGAATTTATAAAAGAAAGTATTAAAAAAAATTTTATATAGATAATATATTTTAGGAGGAAGAATGAAAAAATTATTAGCATTTTTTGTTTTGTTGGCAAATGTAGCTTTAGCTAGAGATTTAACTCTAGATCAAGCCATAGATTTATCGCTTAATAACAGTAAAGAGATGAAAATCTCTGAAAAGAGTTTAGAAATTTCTAAACTAAATGTAACTAAGGCTTTTAAAGAAGCTTTACCTTCAGTAACTTATAGTGGTGCTGTTACTTTAGGAGAACATGAAAGAAACATTTTAACTCAAAGTGGAGGAAACTATGTTTCAAAGAAAAAAGGTTATACTCAAACTTTAAAAGTCACTCAACCTCTTTTTACAGGTGGAACTATATCAGCAGGAATTAAAGGTGCTAAAGCTTATGAAAATATAGCAAGTTATTCTTATTTACAAAGTAAGATTCAAAACAGACTAGAGACTATAAAAATATATTCAGATATCATAAATGCAGAAAGAAATCTAGTTGCTCTAAAAAATTCAGAAGAAATCTTATTAAAAAGACACTATAAACAAGAAGAACAATTAAAGTTAAGACTTATAACTAAACCTGATATTCTTCAAACTGAATATTCATTAGAAGATATAAGAGCACAAATTATCAATTTACAAAATTTAGTTGATACAAATAAAGAAAAATTATACATAA harbors:
- a CDS encoding TetR/AcrR family transcriptional regulator, yielding MSFDTEKKILILEKAKDMIITEGYSNLSINKLTSELGISKGSFYTYFPSKDNMLAEILDEYSKNTEVFSENLASNSNSIDECLDYYVNSMLNLNDRDLKLELVMTSLKRNYEVFNEENFIRLKNTAHKTIDFIKILLKKYKKSINIKEKDMEKCSKMIFSITEVFLMMQNINFENNKFLSKSLDEVKDLYRSQEMKENLEFIKESIKKNFI